The Metallosphaera hakonensis JCM 8857 = DSM 7519 genome includes the window GGGGGTGGACTTCGAGGGAAGGAAGACCGTGCTCAACCTGACCGTGAGGGAGGGAGCGGAGGACCTCAAGGGATGGAACGAGGTTTTGCAGAACCTCGTGGAGAGAGGCCTCTCCCGCGTTTCCCTCTTCGTCACGGACGACTTCAGGGGACTCCACGAACTGATCTCCAAGTACTTCTCCTCCTCAAGGCATCAGCTCTGCCTGGTGCACTTTGAGAGGGACCTGTACAGGAACCTACCCAAGGAGGACGCGAGCTCCATCAAGGAGCACATGAAGGATCTCAAGACCTGCAGGGACGCGGAATGTGGTAGGAAGGTCGTGGGGGAGATCTCCGAGTTCGTCTCCAAGAGGAGAGCAAGTTACGGCAAGTACATAGCGGAGAGAGCTGAGAACTATGTGGCCTTCCTGAACTACCCCAGGGAAGTTAGGACCTCAATCTACACCAACAACAGTTGTGAGTCGTTCTTCTCCTACGTCGCCAGGAACGAGAGGTCCTTGAGCTACTTCTCCTCGCAGGAGTCGCTGGACACTACTCTCTTCGTCATAGCGTCGAACCTGGAGGAGCACTGGGAGAAGCACGTGAACTCTGCAGTGAAGTCACACAGCTATAGGCTCAGGCAGATCTTCGAGGTGCAGTTCAATGGAGGCGAGTGAGATGAAGGTTTATAAGTCATTGTACACATTTTTCTCGGGTACTCTCGGAACGGTTCGTCAAGAGGGAAGAGCAAGTACAGGTGTAAGGTCTGCGGGAGGACCTTTTACGGAACTGCGAGTCACAGGATGAGCAGGGAGCAGAGGGAGAGAATCTTGAAGGAGTACACCAACAGGATGAGCTTGAGGGGAATATCCAAGGTTGAGGGAAGGCCCTTGACCACGGTTTACAGCTTAGTGAAGAGGGTCGGCTTGAGGGCATACGTTAACCTGTTGATCCTGCAAGAATTGAAGGCCTTCAGGGCGAAGCTTGGAGTCATAGACGAGAGCTGGACTTACGTACACGTGAGACGCGGTCCTAGACGACAGAACCTCTGGATCTGGAACGCCCTGGTCGACGGAGTTCCCTTCTTCGTCACCGGCGACAGGGACTACAACACCTTCCGCTTCCTCTGGAGTTCTCTTCCCAAGTGCGAGGTCAACTACACCGATGCCTACTCAATCTATCAGGTCCTGGATCACCACGTCGTAGGCAAGAAGTACACCCACACCGCGGAGAGTTACAACTCGTTCTGTAGGTCGCACTTAGCTCGGCTAGCCAGGGACACGAAGGCCGTCAACAGGAGCAGAGGGATGACGGACTACAGCCTGGCCCTGTTGAACGTCATGAACCCGCATGTTTTCTCGGACGAGGAGACTCCCTTGAACCTGGCCTATTTGAGGGGAGTACAGCATATTAGAGAACATCTGATATAATTTTACAGGTAGTTATCGAATAAGATGACTGCATGAGAACACTCCCCTCCTATAACTTCAAATAAGCTTATGACCTATAGTATGTATATATCATGTATGAAAACCATAATGATAAGGGACGACGTGTACAAGAAATTGCTTGAGATAAAGGGAGACAAAAGCTTCAGCCAGACCATTGAAGAACTGATAGATGAGTCGTTGAGCATAAGAAAGAGAAAAATTGAAAAATACTTTGGGGTTCTAAATGAGGCTGAGGCTGAGGAACTGAGTAAAGAAATTAAGGAAATGAGGAAGAGGAACGATGAGGATCTTACTAGAGAGCTCAGCGGTAATTGAATATTTAAAGGGAAATAGAAAGGTGAAAGAAGTTATGGATAATGCCGAAGATTTTTACATTAGCTCATTAAGTGTTTATGAAATATTACTGGGTAAAGTTAATGAAAATAAAATATTTAATTTTCTATCTGCGTTCAAGATTTTGAATGTTAACATGAAAGACTCCATAATAGCGTCGAGAATTTATAAACGATTGAGAGATAAAGGTAAGTTAATAGGATCTTTCGATATATTAATGGGAGCTCAAGCTATCAATAGAGATATGACCCTTGTTACTAAGGATACAGATTTTCTAAGGATAAAAGAAGAACATGAAAATTTTAAGTTATTGATGCTTTCATAAAATGATTATCATTCATCAACGCCTTAATTCATTCATGAATTTATGGGAATTGGGTTTTATTTTTCCTAAGTCAAAGAGATAGGAATTATTTTAGCTATCTTCGTTATAATGCTTTGTGGATTACTTTAATTTTTATCAAGGCAAACGTGAAACCTACTTTTAAATTAACGTGTGATTTAGAATTTAAGAAAAATCTATAAGCTTAACACCTGAGAAATTTGAAGCGATCCACAAAGCATCGCTACAACTAATCGCTCTAATATATTTTTTATTGTTAAACATGAGTTGTGGATTACCAAGTTTTTTAGCGCCTCTTGGAGTAATAAAGCTCTCGTAGTTAAACATGAGTTGTGGATTACCCGAACTTGGAAAATTTTACGTGATAAGAACACTTCAGGTACAGGCTAAGTCATAAGTTCCAATAAGTGTTATCCTAAACTACTCTCATCCCTCGGCGAGGACTTATCAAGGAAATTATCTTGTTATGTCAGGTAAGTTTTTAACAATGATCCCACGTTGTGGTTTCATGAACGGTAAAATAACTCTCCTTACGCCTTATTGGTTCCTCCTGTTCACCATAGGGTTCGGTTGGTTTTTGATTGCCCCATTGGTGCCCGACGTAATATCAACTTTTCACGCGTCCCTAAATCAAGCCATACTGCTCATATCCATTTACGGTTACGCTGTGGTAATCGTAGGCCTAATTGCAGGGTTCATATCCGCCAAGTTCTCCGTGAGACTATCTCTTTACGTTTCCGCGGTCCTTACTCTAATCGGTTTCCTGGGAAGGATATTTTCAACGACTTACCTCGATCTACTTCTCTTTCAAACGATCTCAGCCATAGGTTATCCCATGGCCATAGCTCCAGTTGGAGGAGTAGTGGAAAGCGTTATGCAGGGTAGATCCCACACCTTGATTGGGGTCAGCGTGGGGATACTCTTCGGGGGGATGTCAGCTGGATCCCTCCTGGGTCCCTATTTCTCTGGGCTGAACTCAGCGTTTTTGGCTTCCTTTATCCTCTCGATTGTCTCCCTGGTCTTGGTTTTCTCCCTTGTTAGGAAGTACACTAACGTCCAGGTCCAGAGATCCTTGAGGGGAAGCTTCGCTCCCAGGATGATATTGAACTGGTATGTGGGGCTGGCTGTGGCGTCGCTATCTGTGGGACTTGGAGGAATAGCTTCAGAGATGCTGGGCCTTCATCACGTTCCCAACGCGGAGTTCGTGGGGGGAGAGGCCAGCAGTTTAACTTTCATAGGATCTGCGGTGGGAGCAATAGTCCTCCCCACCTTGTTTGAGAATCTCAACCGAGTTAAGTTGGGATTGATCGTGAACGGATTCATGACCCTGGTTTCAGCCGTGATTATTGCGTACACTCTGGTTAATCCCATTAGTGTAGATTTGATCCTGGCCTCATACTTCCTCTACGGCTTCTTCGGTAACTCCCTATGGTCAATGTCCTTGGCCTCCCTCAATAAGTTCGTAAGTGATCCCTCAAGATCTGGGCTGGCCACTTCAATGTTCAGCGTGGTCTCAAACCTGGGAGTCGCCCTAATCCCAGGATATTTGGGAGGTCTTTTCGTCCAGGGAGAGCCGGGGATAATTTTCGTGGGGACAGTGGAGGCGGTGGCTTTCATCCTCTCATTCTTTCTCTAGATCTATTTTTCGACCCAGTAACTTCTCCAGGGCTCCGATCCCTATTTTGTCCCCCGTGAAATTACTTTCAAAGTTATTGATTTCGACCCACGATCTTAGATCCTTGAACCCTAGCCGTACTAAGGCATCTCTTATTTCGCTCTCAAATCTCTTGACTTCTACTAATTCATCCCTCATGAACGTTGATTCCCAGAGATCGAGAAGCTCTCCCAACCTTTGCAGAGGATTCTCGTGATCGTCAACCCTTAAGTCAACGTATCTTCCCACAGCCATGGGCCCGGTTTCAGCGTCGGACTCCTTTACGATTAGTATGGCAGCGCTCTGTCTACCTCTTCTATCTCCCCCCTTACTCTCTCCGACCCTCAAGGCATCAAGGATTTTCCTCTGAATTGGTCCCCTGGACTCCGCTACCTTAGCCATGGCCTCAAGTACTTCCTCTCCCGCGAGAATATTCCCTTGGACCGAGTAGTTGTTCCCAATGATATGGCCCGCATATTCATGGCACTTCTTTCCCGTGAAGGCGTAGGCGTTACCCTTAGAGTCCACAACTCCAAGCTGTCTCACTTCCCTATTTGAGTCGGCCTCAACGAGTCTCATCACGACTTCCTTGGCATCGTATTTCTCAAGGAGGGAAAGTCCCTCAGGCCCATACCTGGTGTTAGCGAAAGCTTGGGTTGCGATCGCTCCCACTCCAGGTTTAGCCCATGGGACCACGGCACCCGCTGCAAGATATTTGCTCGCTACTCCTACTCCCCACGCTTCCTGGTTCGGATCGAATATGACAATGGAGAAAGTCATGCTATTCTCATGAAACCTGAGCTAAAATCTTTGAGCCCAATGAAGCTACAGTACTCATGATTCTTCACGAATCTCCATTGAACTGCCATGATTCTCTCCGCACCGTCTCCTAGATCACATTCAGTCCAGATCTTTCAAGAGACCACGAAATTACGATTACGAGCACTAGTATTTCTGACAAGTTCTCAGCTGGGGACAAGTGATGTCTAGGTCATATACTTACTGAAACTGCTAACGTCAAGTTCCAGGTCAAATGTAACGTGTTTCGTGAGAAATCACACTGCGATATCCAGGATCACATGAATCCTAGGCAAATAAAAAATATTTAAACTCTATTATTTATCAAAACTGATGACCACATGGAAGTCCTGAGCGTTTTAGGGACGGGGACCATAGGATCCAACGTAGTGAGGGCGGGTTTAGCCTTAGGCTACAGAGTTATTGCCACGGGGAGATCAGAGAAGACCTTGCTGAAGGCTAAGGAGATCGGAGCCGTAGCTCTCCGTGATAACGCGTCTGCGGTGTCCCAGGCCGACCTGATAGTCATAAGCGTTAAACCTCAGCACTTTACCGAACTCATTAAGTCAATACCTCGAACCTTCTGGAAGGGAAAGACCGTGGTCTCGGTGATGGCGGGAGTCAGACTTGATACCTTAAGTGAGGCCATAAGGGACGCCAATCTGTTCAGGGCAATGCCTAACGTTAACGCGGTGGTGAACATGTCAGCTACCGCCCTCTCTGGATCTTCCGCAGGAAAGGACGTGGTTGAGGCATTATTTAGACAACTGGGAGTTGTATACTGGATCACTGAAGACCTAATGGACGTATGGACGGCACTGGTTGGAAGCGGACCTGCCTTCATCTCCGAAATTGTGGATGGATTGATTTTGGGAGCTGTTGCGTCCGGCATGCCGAGGGATATAGCTCACTCAGCGGTCCTTGACATGCTGAGGGGAACGGTCGAGAATTTGAAGGCCCATAGGGGACACCCCATAGAGGTCAGGGATTACGTTACGACACCTGCCGGGACAACCATCAGGGGACTGAAGGCCATGGAGGAGAGGGGAGTTAAGGCAGCATTAATCGAGACCATTGAGGGTTCAAGCAAGAGGGCCTCTGAGCTCGGGAAGATCGTGGACGAGAAGATCAGGAGGGAGTTGTTGGACGCCGAGAGATAAGGGGAGTTTTCTGCGTTTAGTATCAAGACTTCCTTTCCCTCATAACTCCGATTCCGTGTTAAGGACTGTGGAAGCTGGTGTCTATGGTTCCCACATTTCCATACAACTATGTTAAGTGCCATTCATCCCTGGGCTTAGGGTTTGTTGGAAACCTGACTCACCGTAAGGATTAATCGTGGAACCATGTGAAGGCCTAAAGGATTTACCAATGTGACTTTCTTTAGGGGTTCGTATCTGATATTTCTAGAACTCCTAGTAACGCGATTTAAACGTTAATTTGATAGTATGAAAAAACGCAGGACGGCAGATTGCCCCTCAATACTGGGACAGCATGCCCTTTACGTGCCTGAATTCGTGATTGGATAGTAGAATCTCCCTCAATGAAGCCCTAGCCTTCTCCCTAATATCCTCTAAATCAACGTTGTGTCTGGGCTTTAGACCGTTACACACCTCCCTGTTCATCCTGTCCCTCTCCTCTCCCATGATCCTGGATATCTCCTTCAGATTTTCGCTAGGTAAATTCAGGCTATCTCCAAGTATTCTAGCCGTTCTGATCTGCTTCCTTAGACCGTGGAAGTCGTTCACCTTATCCAGTTCCATGAAAATCTTGATTAGGTTCCTCATCACTAGAAACCTGGAACCGTAGAGCTTGGGAAGCCTCTTCAAGGTAACCTTTTCGCGATCCACTTGGTCCAGTAATTCCTCCCTAGGTACCTTTGGACATCCGTGAACGTCGTAATCCCTTACCTCTCCCAGGCGCCTCAGAAT containing:
- a CDS encoding type II toxin-antitoxin system VapC family toxin; the protein is MRILLESSAVIEYLKGNRKVKEVMDNAEDFYISSLSVYEILLGKVNENKIFNFLSAFKILNVNMKDSIIASRIYKRLRDKGKLIGSFDILMGAQAINRDMTLVTKDTDFLRIKEEHENFKLLMLS
- a CDS encoding DUF1028 domain-containing protein — translated: MTFSIVIFDPNQEAWGVGVASKYLAAGAVVPWAKPGVGAIATQAFANTRYGPEGLSLLEKYDAKEVVMRLVEADSNREVRQLGVVDSKGNAYAFTGKKCHEYAGHIIGNNYSVQGNILAGEEVLEAMAKVAESRGPIQRKILDALRVGESKGGDRRGRQSAAILIVKESDAETGPMAVGRYVDLRVDDHENPLQRLGELLDLWESTFMRDELVEVKRFESEIRDALVRLGFKDLRSWVEINNFESNFTGDKIGIGALEKLLGRKIDLEKE
- a CDS encoding antitoxin VapB family protein, producing MYISCMKTIMIRDDVYKKLLEIKGDKSFSQTIEELIDESLSIRKRKIEKYFGVLNEAEAEELSKEIKEMRKRNDEDLTRELSGN
- the proC gene encoding pyrroline-5-carboxylate reductase, which translates into the protein MEVLSVLGTGTIGSNVVRAGLALGYRVIATGRSEKTLLKAKEIGAVALRDNASAVSQADLIVISVKPQHFTELIKSIPRTFWKGKTVVSVMAGVRLDTLSEAIRDANLFRAMPNVNAVVNMSATALSGSSAGKDVVEALFRQLGVVYWITEDLMDVWTALVGSGPAFISEIVDGLILGAVASGMPRDIAHSAVLDMLRGTVENLKAHRGHPIEVRDYVTTPAGTTIRGLKAMEERGVKAALIETIEGSSKRASELGKIVDEKIRRELLDAER
- a CDS encoding CHAD domain-containing protein; this encodes MRPEEYANKHLENFLLVQGRSPEQVHEARVELRKYAVIVQVTYPLHLNYDVIRISKGILRRLGEVRDYDVHGCPKVPREELLDQVDREKVTLKRLPKLYGSRFLVMRNLIKIFMELDKVNDFHGLRKQIRTARILGDSLNLPSENLKEISRIMGEERDRMNREVCNGLKPRHNVDLEDIREKARASLREILLSNHEFRHVKGMLSQY
- a CDS encoding MFS transporter yields the protein MNGKITLLTPYWFLLFTIGFGWFLIAPLVPDVISTFHASLNQAILLISIYGYAVVIVGLIAGFISAKFSVRLSLYVSAVLTLIGFLGRIFSTTYLDLLLFQTISAIGYPMAIAPVGGVVESVMQGRSHTLIGVSVGILFGGMSAGSLLGPYFSGLNSAFLASFILSIVSLVLVFSLVRKYTNVQVQRSLRGSFAPRMILNWYVGLAVASLSVGLGGIASEMLGLHHVPNAEFVGGEASSLTFIGSAVGAIVLPTLFENLNRVKLGLIVNGFMTLVSAVIIAYTLVNPISVDLILASYFLYGFFGNSLWSMSLASLNKFVSDPSRSGLATSMFSVVSNLGVALIPGYLGGLFVQGEPGIIFVGTVEAVAFILSFFL
- a CDS encoding IS256 family transposase, translated to MKSNIKGRKEEGDTMNASVESMLSEFQESGVKDSLKKLVEDAIQEVMKAERDQFLKSQRESGERNYGNGYYDRQFNVLGMSLNLQVPRDRKGQFRSSILPDAWRRSGEYDELVIKLLAKGYSKEEVREVLREAGVTGTAVDQIASRMAQFMKDYRTREIGEETFAAFMDVYHAKVRNEAGKIVTYSVYLVLGVDFEGRKTVLNLTVREGAEDLKGWNEVLQNLVERGLSRVSLFVTDDFRGLHELISKYFSSSRHQLCLVHFERDLYRNLPKEDASSIKEHMKDLKTCRDAECGRKVVGEISEFVSKRRASYGKYIAERAENYVAFLNYPREVRTSIYTNNSCESFFSYVARNERSLSYFSSQESLDTTLFVIASNLEEHWEKHVNSAVKSHSYRLRQIFEVQFNGGE